The Zeugodacus cucurbitae isolate PBARC_wt_2022May chromosome 4, idZeuCucr1.2, whole genome shotgun sequence genome includes the window CACTCACACTCGAGCACCGCACCTGCAATTCAGTGGCGGCGCTGGGCTACGGCTTTGTATTTAAGAGGGCGCGCGGCAGCACGGGCAGCCAAGGCTTGACGGTAAGCAGCCGCTTTGCGTTGACGTTGGCGGAGGGCGGCGGTACGACGAGCAGCGACCAGGCGAGCTTGTTGTTCGTCCAAAGGAGCGGGGAAGTCCTCGGCGGCTGGGTCGGCAGCGGGCACATCATCGACGGGCGCAGCATCAGCGGCAGCTTCAGCAGGGAGTTCGTTGCCGAAGACCTCTGGTGGGCCGTATACTTCATCGGGCTGGTTGGCTTCTGGTGGGCCATAGACTTCGTCGGGGATGTTGGTGGCGGGTGCGCCTTCATCGAAGGGTACTGCTGGTTTCAGTTCATCGGCAGAGGGGTATGGGGTGACTGCTGGTGCCTCGGGTGCGGCGGCATCGGCCTCCTCTTGACGCGCCAGATAGCGGGTGCGTGGACGCTGGTAGCGTGCAGCTGCTGGACGATAGTAGACACGTTGGCCACGCTGTTGTGGCTCAGCCTCGATGCTGGCGATGCAGGCGATGAAGGCGAACACGGCGCACAATAAGACAATTTGGAATTTGGCCATTTTTTATTGTCGTTGCAGTTTATACTCAAGTGTAAGttgaagaagtttttaaatcgtttagtttttcGAGAATTTATGAATTACTTAAAAGTTTCGCGATAATTTTTTTCGAGCTGTGCAATTGAATTTAAGAAAGGAGCATTTGTGTGTGCAGCTTAGTGAGTGAACACTGGGAACTGATATCGTTTGACCGTGGACGCTTTGCTTTTATACGCTGATCCAGCGCGAAGCGATCGTCTTGGGCGCACGTCCAGCCGCCGGCAGCTTGGCGTGCAGGAACTGCGTGGTGGCGCGGGCCTCCTTATTTGGTGCGGCCGTGTTTGGCAAAGCCGTCATAGTGCTGCCTGCCAGCATTTGGGAAATATGCTGATTTTATGATCAGACGTGACGAACATTTTACCGGCCGCGAACCAAACTATAAAGTTCTAGTGTGTAGTGTGCGTGGTGGGGGCGGTCGGGCGACGACTACTCTAGAGCAGATAAATTCGTGTTAATTGACAGAATGAAAGCGAAAAcactacttgtttttgttgctgctgttcagCTGAGCGATCGATTGATTGGCTTGCCGGCTCCGTGCGCCACCCATACCCGGTAGTTCGACGTCGATAATCGACCGCCGGCTGCCTGTTGCTAGCTGCTGTCAATGCTAATTTTCCAGTTCCGCAGTTAAATTTGCGTGCTCACTTGGTATGGCAAGTGTCGTTGGAATATGGAAATCGGTAGCAAGACGAATTGGGCTAAAGGCAATTAACGAAATGTTTGAACTGACTTACTAAACGCGTGTTTCTAATCAAACAAATATCTTACTTTGGCATTATGCATATTCTTggattgtaataataatttttaatgatgaTGATACGGGCGCATTTACATCTTGtaaatgatgtgaaaaatatcGCTCAGCGTGTAAGTGTGCCGAGAGTCATGTGGCTACGTGTCAAATCGCACGAACTCATGGACTCGCGAAATTTCTTTATAAGGCGCCTCCTTTGATTATGTAATACATCGGCCGGACTCTTTTTGAGTGCCAATTTTGGACAGGCGTACATATCCGGCTCTAATAGAATTCGCATTCATAAGAATGTCTTTTAAGTATAGGCTGGTTGATCAACTCCACAACGAATTTGAAATTCATAGTTACTTTGATGCGATACGTTATATATCTAACTACAGACAAGTGATGTCACCAGTCCAGTCCAGACGTCTGTTAAAGGTACAGAAAATTGTCCGTAATGGATTTAATGTAAGGCCAACGGCTGACAAATGTAAGGAACAGGAGAtcgagatagagatagaggatGGCAGGACTTAGTTGACTTGGAGTGTTATGAAGTTGAGCTCATTCGACTGACAGAAGTAATATGCAGCCCAAGCCCAGATAACCGAGGAAATAAGTATACCAGTTGTGGACTGGGAACTACTAATAGGGAGCATACTTCAGACAAACTGATAGTACGAGGACACCAAGGTGGACTACTACGAGGATTTACAATTGATTTCCATTAACAAAAAGCACCTATTTACAAAGGACACACGCAAATTTGATGTAGAGTCTGCACAAAGTGAGTTTCGAAATCTATTATTATATTGAGCTTTGACGGGGGCCTTCAGCACTAAGCACTTCTGCACCAACAAATTCACTATTGCCCGCTTATCGTCTGTTTGCCAGCTCAGTGAACCAAGCTTTCAGACCACCATTAAGACAAGTTAGTGCAGAAATAGAGCTGCATGCAGTTCCACTTTTCAAACGTTAAATACACGTATGTTTGAGGGGCGAAGCGGTAGGGGCATTAAAGGCACAAAACACAAAAGATTTGTGCGCAGTGAGTACATGTGGACCCGCACAAATACTGGTACATCAAATGTCGCTATTACGGTGAAATATTCAAcataatagttgttgttgccacagcgAAAATGCTGGCAttcacaaaacacacacacacacacatcatacTTGCAGTTGGTGCCGCATAAACTCCATTGAGTTGCATAAATGCGAAATATAACAGCACAAGTCGAAGCAAAGTGATTGCATGCGCACTCATACGAGCACATAAGAACATATAAAGgttcagatatacatacatatatgtatgtaaaagtgtGGGTGCATTGTATTACAGCGTCTTGTCatagaatttcaatatttcttgcGCAGCCCACCAAGCAACGGCGAACTCCTTGCAAAGTTCCTTACAAAGCTCCTCAGCGCTGCATTTCCGCTGCAGTTCCTCGACTCCGCATTTGCCATTGCGTTTGCATTGCAATTTGTATGAATATGtgattgcatttttattgcgtTGCAATTGTGTGCAATTTTAAAGATTGGTCGCCCAGCGGGAGCGCAACACAGCGGAGACGCAACGCGCTGGGACCGCCAACTTCCGTTGCCAAGCGCGCTTGCCATACGCTTTGTCAATGCGCTTACAAGCTCGTGTCTGCGTATATGCGCACGAAATGACTGAATATCTTTGCTTATGCTTCCGGAGAGCAGTAGGTGCAAATACAACTTGCAACAT containing:
- the LOC105213251 gene encoding uncharacterized protein LOC105213251; translation: MAKFQIVLLCAVFAFIACIASIEAEPQQRGQRVYYRPAAARYQRPRTRYLARQEEADAAAPEAPAVTPYPSADELKPAVPFDEGAPATNIPDEVYGPPEANQPDEVYGPPEVFGNELPAEAAADAAPVDDVPAADPAAEDFPAPLDEQQARLVAARRTAALRQRQRKAAAYRQALAARAAARPLKYKAVAQRRH